In the Crocosphaera subtropica ATCC 51142 genome, AACGCATTTCAGTTTCTAAGCGGTCATCTTCTAAGATTGCTTTTCTAATTTCTTGAAAATTATCATAATAATAAGTTAACGCTGCATAAACATCCGCTAATGTAATAGTTGGATGTCGAGAAACAATTTCATCAGGGGAAAGTCCC is a window encoding:
- a CDS encoding DUF433 domain-containing protein gives rise to the protein MSKLPVISEHICMTPGVCGGKPRIAGHRIKVQDIVIWYEEMGLSPDEIVSRHPTITLADVYAALTYYYDNFQEIRKAILEDDRLETEMRSSLSS